A single genomic interval of Mucilaginibacter robiniae harbors:
- a CDS encoding IS1096 element passenger TnpR family protein: MALYRFRVTFEDYDDVSREIDIKSTQTFADLHQAIHQAVGYNPDYSSSFYISNDQWTKGEEIAYKPSERKVNRGVVLMENAKLSNYIDDPHQKFYYTSNFDRPFDFHVELVKILDETPGTAYPATAKSVGEAPKQFGNVYNPTVIPPTNEDFDFLNEMEYNPEETEDFEEVPGSGDAGHDEEESHDEEDEFGNEFSDNESFDEDEPRSKGGHDDY, from the coding sequence ATGGCACTATACCGTTTTAGAGTTACTTTTGAGGATTACGATGATGTAAGCCGGGAAATAGACATTAAATCCACCCAAACCTTTGCTGATTTACATCAAGCTATTCATCAAGCTGTGGGCTATAATCCTGACTACTCTTCTTCTTTCTACATTAGCAACGACCAATGGACTAAAGGAGAAGAAATAGCTTATAAACCTAGCGAACGTAAAGTTAACCGGGGCGTAGTGCTAATGGAAAACGCTAAGCTGAGCAACTATATTGATGACCCACACCAAAAATTTTATTATACCTCCAATTTTGATCGTCCTTTCGACTTTCATGTAGAGTTGGTAAAAATACTGGATGAAACACCAGGCACTGCTTATCCAGCCACTGCGAAAAGCGTAGGTGAGGCTCCTAAACAGTTTGGAAATGTATATAATCCAACGGTTATTCCACCAACCAACGAAGATTTTGATTTTCTAAACGAGATGGAATACAACCCTGAAGAAACTGAAGACTTTGAAGAAGTACCAGGTTCAGGTGATGCCGGGCACGATGAAGAGGAAAGCCATGATGAAGAGGATGAATTTGGCAATGAGTTTTCAGACAATGAAAGTTTTGACGAAGACGAACCTCGCAGCAAAGGCGGCCATGATGATTATTAA
- the rplI gene encoding 50S ribosomal protein L9: MDVILKQDVKNLGEKDEVVKVKPGYGRNFLIPKGYAIVATESARKVLAENLKQAQFKQDKIRKDADEVAARLEGVKLTIGAKAGETGKIFGAINTIQIAEALKKQGFDVDRRRITFDQEPKFVGEYTANLNLHKEVKVQVPFEVVAE, translated from the coding sequence ATGGACGTTATTTTAAAACAAGATGTAAAAAACCTCGGCGAGAAAGACGAAGTGGTTAAAGTAAAGCCAGGTTATGGCCGTAACTTTTTAATTCCTAAAGGTTATGCTATCGTTGCAACCGAATCAGCACGTAAAGTTTTAGCTGAAAACCTGAAACAGGCTCAGTTTAAACAAGACAAAATTCGTAAGGATGCTGATGAAGTAGCTGCCCGCTTAGAAGGTGTTAAATTAACTATCGGTGCTAAAGCTGGTGAAACTGGTAAAATTTTCGGTGCTATCAACACTATTCAAATAGCTGAAGCTCTGAAAAAACAAGGTTTCGATGTAGATCGTCGCCGTATTACTTTTGATCAGGAGCCTAAGTTTGTAGGTGAATACACCGCTAACTTAAACCTGCACAAAGAAGTAAAAGTTCAGGTACCTTTTGAAGTAGTAGCTGAGTAA
- the mtgA gene encoding monofunctional biosynthetic peptidoglycan transglycosylase: MLKLVLYFLKLFIILFVLITVLWVLLYKVVNPPVTLLMIERGFERKHDGKDWKIDKDWVNFDQIAYPMKQAAIAGEDQKFLDHFGFDFKAMERAIDKNANSRKLIGGSTISQQTAKNVFLWPGRSYVRKGFEAYFTLLIETFWSKKRIMEVYLNEIEMGDGIYGVEAASQTYFHKPASQLTRHQAAAIASIFPSPLKWSATTPSNYLRHRQYLIMKNMRRLGPLDF, translated from the coding sequence ATTCTTAAACTGGTTTTATACTTTTTAAAGTTGTTTATCATCTTATTTGTATTGATTACCGTTTTATGGGTACTGCTGTATAAAGTAGTTAACCCACCCGTTACCCTATTGATGATTGAGCGCGGATTTGAGCGCAAGCACGATGGTAAAGATTGGAAGATTGATAAAGACTGGGTAAATTTTGATCAGATTGCCTATCCGATGAAACAGGCTGCTATAGCAGGGGAAGACCAAAAGTTTTTAGACCACTTCGGTTTTGACTTTAAAGCTATGGAGCGCGCTATTGACAAGAATGCCAATAGCCGTAAGCTGATTGGCGGCAGTACCATATCGCAACAAACCGCCAAAAATGTATTTTTATGGCCCGGTCGCTCCTATGTGCGTAAAGGTTTTGAAGCTTATTTTACGTTACTGATTGAAACCTTCTGGAGCAAAAAACGCATCATGGAAGTGTACTTGAATGAAATTGAAATGGGTGACGGTATTTATGGTGTTGAAGCCGCATCACAAACCTATTTCCACAAGCCAGCCTCGCAGCTTACCCGCCACCAAGCGGCCGCTATTGCTTCTATATTCCCTAGTCCATTAAAGTGGTCTGCCACTACTCCCAGCAACTACCTGCGGCATCGGCAATACCTTATTATGAAAAATATGAGAAGGTTGGGCCCGCTGGACTTTTAA
- the rpsF gene encoding 30S ribosomal protein S6, whose amino-acid sequence MQQYETVIILTPLLSDDAAKEVIAKFSKILTDNGAEIVQEDNWGLRKLAYPIQKKSTGYYHLTEFRAPGELINKLEIEYKRDERVMRFLTIALDKHAIAYNEKKRSGAFNKKPKTEEAAA is encoded by the coding sequence ATGCAACAGTACGAAACCGTCATCATTCTTACCCCGTTGTTATCAGATGATGCTGCTAAAGAGGTAATTGCCAAATTCAGCAAAATTTTAACTGATAACGGAGCCGAGATTGTTCAAGAGGACAATTGGGGTTTGAGAAAATTAGCGTACCCTATCCAAAAGAAATCAACTGGGTACTACCACCTCACCGAATTCCGCGCTCCAGGTGAATTAATCAACAAACTGGAGATCGAGTACAAACGTGATGAGCGTGTAATGCGTTTCCTGACTATTGCTTTGGATAAACATGCCATAGCTTACAACGAGAAAAAACGCAGCGGCGCTTTCAACAAAAAACCTAAAACAGAGGAGGCAGCAGCTTAA
- a CDS encoding CCA tRNA nucleotidyltransferase — MKQYLQHPIFAIVAQLAAQQQVQAYAIGGFVRDLFLNRPSKDIDIVVVGNGIEFAERVAQKLQVKVSVFKSFGTAMLRYHDAEIEFVGARRESYRSQSRKPIVENGTLEDDQKRRDFTINALAIALHPDQYGELIDPFNGMTDLHNKLIRTPLNPEETFSDDPLRMMRAIRFAAQLGFIIDEKAVEAIQLNKERIRIVSQERITDELNKIILSPLPSVGFKYLFDTGLLKVIFPQMAALHGVEYVNGRGHKDNFYHTLQVLDNISSTTTDLWLRWAAILHDIAKPATKRFEAGHGWTFHGHEDRGARMVPKIFGQLKLPLNERMKFVQKLVLLHMRPIVLTQEIVTDSAVRRLLFEAGDDIESLMLLCKADITTKNEYKIKKYRQNFELVQQKLKDVEERDRVRNWQPPITGHDIMQLFGLQEGREVGIIKNQIREAILEGEISNTYEAALTFTLKKGEEIGLKVAATTN; from the coding sequence ATGAAACAATACCTGCAACACCCCATATTTGCCATAGTAGCTCAATTGGCAGCTCAGCAACAGGTGCAGGCCTATGCCATAGGCGGCTTTGTACGTGACTTATTCCTAAACCGTCCATCAAAAGATATAGACATTGTGGTGGTAGGCAACGGCATTGAATTTGCCGAACGGGTGGCGCAAAAGCTTCAAGTTAAAGTTTCTGTTTTTAAGAGCTTTGGTACGGCCATGCTACGCTATCATGATGCCGAAATTGAGTTTGTAGGTGCCCGTCGTGAATCATACCGGTCACAATCGCGTAAGCCCATTGTAGAAAACGGAACCTTGGAGGATGATCAGAAACGTCGGGATTTTACCATTAATGCACTAGCCATTGCCCTGCACCCCGATCAGTATGGCGAATTGATTGATCCGTTTAACGGCATGACTGATTTGCATAACAAACTAATCCGTACGCCACTGAACCCGGAAGAAACTTTTTCTGACGATCCATTGCGCATGATGCGGGCCATACGGTTTGCCGCACAACTAGGCTTTATCATTGATGAAAAAGCAGTTGAGGCCATACAGCTTAATAAAGAACGTATCCGTATTGTATCGCAAGAGCGGATTACTGATGAACTCAATAAAATTATCTTGTCACCCCTGCCTTCAGTTGGCTTCAAGTATTTATTTGATACCGGCTTGTTGAAAGTTATCTTCCCGCAAATGGCAGCTTTGCACGGGGTAGAATATGTGAATGGCCGCGGGCATAAAGACAATTTTTATCACACTTTGCAGGTGCTAGATAATATTTCGAGCACAACTACCGACCTCTGGTTGCGCTGGGCTGCTATACTACATGACATTGCCAAACCGGCCACCAAACGCTTTGAAGCCGGACACGGCTGGACCTTTCATGGACACGAGGATCGCGGTGCCCGCATGGTACCTAAAATTTTTGGTCAATTAAAGCTACCACTAAATGAACGGATGAAGTTTGTACAGAAGCTGGTTTTATTGCACATGCGCCCTATTGTACTTACTCAAGAAATTGTAACTGATTCAGCCGTACGCCGTTTGCTGTTTGAAGCTGGCGATGATATTGAAAGCTTAATGCTGTTATGCAAAGCTGATATTACTACTAAAAACGAGTATAAGATTAAGAAATACCGACAAAATTTTGAACTGGTACAGCAAAAGTTAAAAGACGTTGAAGAACGCGACCGCGTCCGCAATTGGCAACCGCCAATAACCGGCCATGATATTATGCAGCTTTTCGGTTTGCAAGAAGGTCGGGAAGTAGGCATTATCAAAAATCAGATACGAGAAGCCATCTTAGAAGGCGAAATATCAAACACATATGAAGCAGCATTGACTTTCACGCTTAAAAAAGGGGAAGAAATTGGCTTAAAAGTTGCTGCAACCACAAATTAA
- the rpsR gene encoding 30S ribosomal protein S18 has product MANEQIQYVTAPKVEDNRKKYCRFKKNGIKYIDYKDANFLLKFVNDQGKVLPRRLTGTSLKFQRKVAQAVKRARHIGLLPYVTDSLK; this is encoded by the coding sequence ATGGCCAACGAACAAATTCAATACGTTACCGCTCCGAAAGTGGAGGATAACCGCAAAAAATACTGCCGTTTCAAAAAGAACGGTATCAAGTATATTGACTACAAAGACGCTAACTTTTTATTAAAGTTCGTAAACGACCAAGGTAAAGTATTACCTCGCCGCTTAACCGGTACTTCTTTAAAGTTTCAGCGTAAAGTGGCTCAGGCTGTTAAACGTGCCCGCCACATCGGTTTATTACCTTATGTTACTGACTCGTTAAAATAA